In Glycine max cultivar Williams 82 chromosome 5 unlocalized genomic scaffold, Glycine_max_v4.0 Gm05_scaffold_79, whole genome shotgun sequence, the following are encoded in one genomic region:
- the LOC100776930 gene encoding CASP-like protein 1B1, with translation MASENGDKLELAFSAVPDPKPKKDWVILSLRVVAFFATASATLVMAFNKQTKGMVVATIGTNPVTITLTAMFQHTPAFIFFVIVNAIASFYNLLVIGVEILGPQYDYKGLRLGLIAILDVMTMALAATGDGAATFMAELGRNGNSHARWDKICDKFEAYCNRGGVALVASFVGLILLLVVTVMSITKLLKLNRI, from the exons ATGGCCTCAGAAAATGGAGACAAACTAGAGCTTGCTTTCAGTGCTGTTCCTGATCCCAAGCCCAAGAAGGATTGGGTCATTTTGTCCCTTAGGGTGGTCGCATTTTTTGCCACAGCATCTGCTACACTTGTTATGGCATTCAACAAACAAACCAAAGGCATGGTAGTTGCTACCATTGGCACCAACCCAGTAACAATTACTCTTACTGCAATGTTTCAGCACACTCCAGCTTTTAT ATTCTTCGTGATAGTCAATGCAATTGCCAGTTTCTATAACTTGCTGGTGATAGGAGTGGAGATATTAGGACCCCAATATGATTACAAAGGACTTCGCCTTGGACTGATTGCAATATTAGACGTG ATGACGATGGCTCTAGCAGCAACTGGAGATGGTGCAGCAACATTCATGGCAGAATTAGGAAGGAATGGTAATTCACATGCAAGGTGGGATAAGATATGTGACAAATTCGAAGCATACTGCAACAGAGGTGGTGTTGCCCTCGTTGCCTCTTTCGTTGGCCTCATTCTCCTTCTCGTTGTTACAGTGATGTCCATCACCAAGCTGCTCAAGCTAAATCGCATTTAG
- the LOC100776394 gene encoding protein LSD1-like isoform X1 has protein sequence MQSQVVCNGCRSLLLYPRGATNVCCALCNTITSVPPPGMEMSQLYCGGCRTLLMYTRGATSVRCSCCHTVNLVPPASNQVAHVHCGNCRTTLMYPYGAPSVKCALCHFITNTNNGRLPIPVHRPNGTTNAGTLPTTSTSMPQSQSQTVVVENPMSVDSSGKLVSNVVVGVTTDKK, from the exons ATGCAGAGCCAAGTTGTGTGCAATGGTTGTAGGAGCCTTCTGCTTTACCCAAGAGGGGCAACCAATGTTTGTTGTGCATTGTGCAACACAATTACCTCTGTTCCTCCCCCTG GGATGGAAATGTCTCAACTTTATTGTGGAGGGTGTAGGACATTGCTAATGTACACACGTGGAGCTACAAGTGTGAGATGTTCCTGCTGTCACACTGTAAACCTTGTTCCACCAG CATCTAATCAAGTAGCTCATGTCCATTGTGGGAACTGCCGGACAACACTCATGTATCCTTATGGAGCTCCATCAGTCAAATGTGCTCTTTGTCACTTTATTACTAAT ACGAACAATGGAAGGCTTCCAATCCCTGTCCATAGACCCAATGGGACAACCAATGCTGGAACATTACCTACTACTTCAACa TCAATGCCCCAATCTCAAAGTCAAACAGTAGTGGTAGAAAATCCAATGTCTGTTGATTCAAGTGGGAAATTG GTGAGCAATGTTGTTGTTGGGGTTACAACAGATAAGAAATAA
- the LOC100776394 gene encoding Protein LSD1-like yields the protein MQSQVVCNGCRSLLLYPRGATNVCCALCNTITSVPPPGMEMSQLYCGGCRTLLMYTRGATSVRCSCCHTVNLVPPASNQVAHVHCGNCRTTLMYPYGAPSVKCALCHFITNVSTNNGRLPIPVHRPNGTTNAGTLPTTSTSMPQSQSQTVVVENPMSVDSSGKLVSNVVVGVTTDKK from the exons ATGCAGAGCCAAGTTGTGTGCAATGGTTGTAGGAGCCTTCTGCTTTACCCAAGAGGGGCAACCAATGTTTGTTGTGCATTGTGCAACACAATTACCTCTGTTCCTCCCCCTG GGATGGAAATGTCTCAACTTTATTGTGGAGGGTGTAGGACATTGCTAATGTACACACGTGGAGCTACAAGTGTGAGATGTTCCTGCTGTCACACTGTAAACCTTGTTCCACCAG CATCTAATCAAGTAGCTCATGTCCATTGTGGGAACTGCCGGACAACACTCATGTATCCTTATGGAGCTCCATCAGTCAAATGTGCTCTTTGTCACTTTATTACTAATGTCAGT ACGAACAATGGAAGGCTTCCAATCCCTGTCCATAGACCCAATGGGACAACCAATGCTGGAACATTACCTACTACTTCAACa TCAATGCCCCAATCTCAAAGTCAAACAGTAGTGGTAGAAAATCCAATGTCTGTTGATTCAAGTGGGAAATTG GTGAGCAATGTTGTTGTTGGGGTTACAACAGATAAGAAATAA
- the LOC100785105 gene encoding cationic amino acid transporter 1, whose product MTRSKDETEVVEMKGRSGNEMKKTLNSWDLIWFGIGAVIGSGIFVITGLEAREVAGPAVVLSYVASGISALLSVFCYTEFAVEIPVAGGSFAYLRVELGDFVAFMAAGNILLEYVIGGATISRSWTSYFATLCNHHPDEFRIIVPNMNPDYGHLDPIAVVALIAIATLAMCSTKASSLFNNIATILHCLVIVFVIVAGLINANPQNLTPFAPFGARGVFKASAVLFFAYLGFDAVATMAEETKNPARDIPIGLVGSMTITTLVYCLLSLTLCLVQSYKEIDVDAPFSVAFNAVGWDWAKYIVALGALKGMTTVLLVTIVGESRYLTHISRTHMMPPWFGHVDDKTGTPVNATIAMLTATSVVAFFTNFRVLSNLLSISTLLIFMLVAVALLVRRYYSSGVTTKENQVKFVVCLVLIFGASCGVSAYWANSDGIIGYVICVPLWVLGTGGLWLGVPMAKKPKVWGVPLVPWLLALSIFINIFLLGSIDLDSYIRFGVWTLLLLLYYALVGLHASYDTAKDFESLSNITTNQVHDQDLNHVEQGLQTQKTTT is encoded by the exons ATGACCCGATCCAAGGACGAGACGGAGGTGGTGGAGATGAAGGGGAGGAGCGGCAACGAGATGAAGAAGACGCTCAACTCGTGGGATCTCATATGGTTCGGCATCGGCGCCGTCATCGGCTCCGGCATATTTGTTATTACCGGCCTCGAGGCTCGTGAGGTTGCCGGTCCAGCTGTCGTCTTGTCCTACGTTGCTTCCGGCATCTCCGCCTTGCTCTCCGTCTTCTGCTACACCGAATTCGCCGTCGAAATTCCCGTCGCAG GTGGGTCATTTGCATACTTAAGAGTGGAACTGGGAGACTTCGTGGCCTTCATGGCCGCCGGAAACATCCTCCTGGAGTACGTAATAGGCGGCGCCACCATATCGCGGTCATGGACCTCCTACTTCGCCACCCTATGCAACCACCACCCAGACGAGTTCCGCATAATAGTCCCCAACATGAACCCCGACTACGGCCACCTGGACCCCATAGCCGTGGTGGCCCTCATCGCCATAGCCACCCTCGCAATGTGCAGCACCAAAGCCTCCTCCCTCTTCAACAACATCGCCACGATACTCCACTGCCTCGTCATCGTCTTCGTCATCGTCGCCGGATTAATCAACGCCAACCCACAAAACCTGACTCCCTTCGCACCCTTCGGCGCCCGCGGCGTCTTCAAGGCCTCGGCGGTTCTCTTCTTCGCCTACCTCGGCTTCGACGCGGTGGCGACAATGGCAGAGGAAACCAAGAACCCTGCTAGAGACATTCCCATTGGACTTGTCGGGTCCATGACGATAACAACGTTGGTGTATTGCTTATTGTCTTTAACACTATGTCTTGTGCAGTCATACAAGGAAATTGACGTGGATGCACCGTTTTCTGTTGCTTTTAACGCTGTTGGGTGGGATTGGGCTAAGTACATCGTTGCATTGGGAGCGTTGAAGGGAATGACCACTGTTTTGCTAGTGACTATAGTTGGTGAGTCTCGTTACTTGACACACATTTCACGTACTCACATGATGCCACCTTGGTTTGGCCACGTGGATGACAAGACGGGGACGCCGGTGAATGCTACAATAGCAATGCTCACAGCAACGTCAGTGGTTGCTTTCTTCACAAACTTTCGTGTTCTCTCTAACCTCTTGTCGATTTCCACTCTCCTTATTTTCATGCTAGTGGCCGTGGCGCTTCTAGTTAGGCGATATTACTCGAGTGGGGTAACAACAAAGGAGAATCAAGTGAAGTTTGTTGTGTGCCTTGTGCTAATATTTGGGGCTTCGTGTGGCGTTTCGGCTTATTGGGCAAACAGTGATGGGATTATTGGGTACGTGATTTGTGTGCCTTTATGGGTTTTAGGGACCGGAGGGCTTTGGCTTGGTGTTCCAATGGCCAAGAAACCCAAAGTTTGGGGGGTGCCTTTGGTTCCGTGGCTACTTgctttgtctatttttatcaaCATTTTCCTTCTTGGCTCTATCGACCTCGACTCCTATATTAGGTTTGGGGTGTGGACGCTGTTGCTCTTGCTTTACTATGCTCTTGTTGGCTTGCATGCTTCTTATGACACGGCAAAGGACTTTGAGAGTCTAAGTAATATTACTACTAATCAGGTTCATGACCAAGACTTAAACCATGTGGAACAGGGACTGCAAACCCAAAAGACTACTACATAG